From Bradyrhizobium sp. 4:
CGTCGATTGCCAGCCGGTGATGGTCGCCGGCGGCGTCGCCGAATTCGGGCTCACCGACGAGGGCGTGGCTATCCTGCCTGTCTGCGGCGTGCTCTCGCGGCGGTTCGACTGGCTCACCGCGCTGTGCGGCTGGACCACCTATGAGGGCCTGAGCGCGGCGTTCGATCAGATGCTGGCCGACAGCCGCGTTAAGGCGATCCTAATGGACGTGGAGAGCCCGGGCGGCGAGGCCGCCGGCATGCTCGACATCTGCGACAAGATCATCGCCGCGCGCAGCATCAAGCCGGTGTGGGCGGTGGCCAACACCTTCGCGGCCTCGGCCGCCTATGGCGTCGCCGGCAGCGCCGAGCGCCTGGTGCTGCCGCGGCTGGGGCAGGTGGGCTCGATCGGCGCGGTGATCGTGCACATCGACCAGTCCGCCTACGACGCGGCCTCCGGAGACAAGTACACGGCCATCTATTCCGGCGAGCGCAAGATCGACGGCTGGGCGCATGCGCCTTTGTCGGACGGCGCCGCCAAGACGCTCCAGGCCAACGTCGACAATTGCCGGCAGCAGTTCTGCGACCTGGTCGGCCGCCAGGGCCGCATGACCACGAGCCAGGCGATGAAGACCGAGGCCGGCGTGGCCGCGGACAACAGCGCCGTCGACGGCCGCTATGCCGACGCCGTCGCCACCTTCGAAGATGCTCTTGCCGAGCTCACAGATCTCGCGGCCGGTCGGTCGCACAGCATTTCCGCCGCTGCGAGTGCGGGCTTAACCGGAGGGCCTTCGCCCATGAAGACCGAAAAGACCGCGGCGACGGCCGAGACCGTACCCGCCAAGATCGAGACCACCGTCGCGACCACCACGACGCAGCCGGCCGCCGCTGCCGCCGACGACGGCGACAACGGCGACAAGTGCCCGAGTTGCAATGGCTCCGGCAAGAAGCCGCAGGCCTCGGCCCAACAGGCTGCGCCCCAGGCCGCCGCTCCCGCGGCCGCGGCGACGGCCACCGAGGCTGGCTATACGATCGAGATGGCGAATGAGACGCTGGAGCTCTGCGCGATCGCCGGCGTCAGCTCGGCGGAGGCCCGCAAGTTCACCGCGGCCAAGACCCCGGTCGAGAAGGTGCGCGCCGATCTGGCCGCAGCGAAGGCCAACGCCTCGGATGCAGTCGCCCTCAACACTGCGCCGGCGGCCGGCAGCGAAGCCAAGCAGGCAACCGCCGGCTGGGACGATGCGATCGCCCAGGCGAACAAGCTCAACGGCATCCCCACGAA
This genomic window contains:
- a CDS encoding S49 family peptidase, coding for MAYPHIAERLFGHPQCIEPAAFRTILEGPLARRVLSGELAEARASKKQKQQLKASTSRLSAIVDCQPVMVAGGVAEFGLTDEGVAILPVCGVLSRRFDWLTALCGWTTYEGLSAAFDQMLADSRVKAILMDVESPGGEAAGMLDICDKIIAARSIKPVWAVANTFAASAAYGVAGSAERLVLPRLGQVGSIGAVIVHIDQSAYDAASGDKYTAIYSGERKIDGWAHAPLSDGAAKTLQANVDNCRQQFCDLVGRQGRMTTSQAMKTEAGVAADNSAVDGRYADAVATFEDALAELTDLAAGRSHSISAAASAGLTGGPSPMKTEKTAATAETVPAKIETTVATTTTQPAAAAADDGDNGDKCPSCNGSGKKPQASAQQAAPQAAAPAAAATATEAGYTIEMANETLELCAIAGVSSAEARKFTAAKTPVEKVRADLAAAKANASDAVALNTAPAAGSEAKQATAGWDDAIAQANKLNGIPTK